A single region of the Manihot esculenta cultivar AM560-2 chromosome 12, M.esculenta_v8, whole genome shotgun sequence genome encodes:
- the LOC122721313 gene encoding F-box protein At3g07870-like, with product MELLYVENHGKRRRKMKINPDQDDPPSTAMEHLPHEIIHDILSRLPISSLVQFKCVCKAWRALAQDPHLVRFYLSTTTNNDPCLILHCDFPIRNQIYFVDFAAAPDQGKDKVKRINVPFWPMMPEFDVVGSCNGLLCLADSLYNDAVYIYNPFTRNHVELPKSLKYPDQEVVFGFGFHPKTQEYKVVKIVYYRNGHSTYPRARRLVYPQSEVQILTLGSPKWRSLGKISYQLVRRPSEALVNGRLHWVSRPRRYNPARRLVSFDLADEQFREVPKPDCGGLSRCNYHLVVLRGCLAAAVYCSYGRLEIWVMKEYNVKETWVKEYSIGTYMPKGLKQNLDRPSKIWKNSLNGRVVRVLGLLQDGEVLLEYKSRVLVTYDPNHGKFKELSLQGIPKWFQAVVHAGSLSWINTPIDT from the coding sequence ATGGAGTTGTTGTATGTTGAAAACCATGgcaagaggaggaggaagatgaaaATCAACCCTGATCAAGATGATCCACCATCAACTGCAATGGAACATCTACCACATGAGATCATCCATGATATTCTTTCAAGATTACCCATCTCTTCTTTGGTGCAATTCAAGTGTGTTTGTAAAGCTTGGAGAGCCTTAGCTCAAGATCCTCACCTTGTGAGATTCTATCTCTCTACCACAACCAACAACGATCCTTGTCTGATTCTTCACTGCGATTTTCCCATCAGGAACCAGATTTACTTCGTGGATTTTGCTGCTGCTCCAGACCAAGGAAAAGACAAGGTAAAAAGAATCAATGTACCCTTTTGGCCTATGATGCCAGAATTCGATGTGGTAGGTTCCTGTAATGGTTTACTTTGTTTAGCTGACTCGCTTTACAATGATGCTGTTTATATTTACAACCCTTTCACTAGGAACCATGTAGAGCTCCCAAAATCGCTGAAATATCCTGACCAAGAAGTTGTTTTTGGGTTCGGATTCCATCCAAAAACTCAGGAATACAAGGTAGTAAAGATTGTTTACTATAGGAATGGTCATAGTACTTACCCTCGAGCCCGTAGGCTCGTGTATCCACAATCTGAAGTTCAAATTCTAACTCTAGGCAGCCCCAAGTGGCGAAGTCTAGGCAAGATATCATACCAGCTCGTTCGCCGCCCGTCTGAGGCCTTAGTTAATGGAAGACTTCATTGGGTTAGTCGACCCCGGAGATATAACCCTGCTCGGCGGCTAGTCTCATTTGACTTAGCTGATGAGCAATTCAGGGAAGTCCCAAAGCCAGACTGCGGCGGCCTGAGTAGATGCAACTACCACCTTGTGGTGCTGAGGGGGTGTCTTGCTGCTGCTGTGTATTGCAGCTATGGAAGATTGGAGATTTGGGTGATGAAAGAGTATAATGTGAAGGAGACTTGGGTAAAAGAATACAGTATTGGAACTTACATGCCAAAGGGATTGAAGCAAAATCTTGATAGGCCTTCAAAGATTTGGAAGAATTCTTTGAATGGAAGAGTTGTTAGAGTGTTAGGCCTTCTGCAAGATGGTGAGGTTTTGTTGGAGTACAAAAGCAGAGTTCTTGTTACTTATGACCCAAATCATGGAAAGTTTAAAGAGCTTTCATTACAAGGGATACCTAAATGGTTTCAAGCTGTTGTTCATGCAGGCAGCCTCAGTTGGATTAATACTCCCATTGATACATAG